The following is a genomic window from Clostridia bacterium.
GCGCGAGCGCGCAAGGCGCGGTGAAGTTTTCGCTACGCGAAAGTGGGATGCTTCGCAGTGAAGTTCAAGGCATAGCCTTGAGTGAAGTTCGCCTTCGGCGAGTTGTGGTAGAGATAGATAGAAAAATTACAACATCGTTTCGGTGGATTTGATGAATATTGTCAAAGACTTCGTGACCTTTATGGGGGACAGCCTGCAAGAATTGAGGAAATGGCTGTAAAGTGCGCCTAAGGTGCGCGAGCGCGCAAGGCGCGGTGAAGTTTTCGCTACGCGAAAGTGGGATGCTTCGCAGTGAATTTCAAGGCATAGCCTTGAGTGAAGTTCGCCTACGGCGAGTTGTGGTAGAGATAGATAGGAAAATTACAACTTCGTTGCGGAAAACAGCGGCCGAAATAAGTTCGGTCGCTGTTTTGATATGGATTGTGCCTCTATAAAGCAAGCAGGGCTATTGTCTTCGGAACAACGTACCTTACGCGTGCAATGGGCTACTCTATCGAGAAGCGGGTTGGGTTATTTCCTTTGGGTTCAGACGAGGCTGTAGGTGATGGTGAGGGCCACGAGGCGGTAGGCGTAGACGGAGTTGAAGCAGGTGTTAGCCTTGTCCGTCTCGAGGTGGTAGTTGTAGCCGAAGGTGAGGGAGCCGCCGAGGGCGGGAAGCGCGTAGGCAACGGTTTGGCATTGGGTGACTTTGCCGCCTAACTGGTAGGTCCGATTGCGCAAAGGATCGGTAAAGTAACTGCCCGAATAGCCGCCGCCTTTGGCCGTGGCCGTGACCGTGCCGACCGAAGAGCCGCCCACCAAGAAGGTGGCGCTATTGATTAAAGTGGCGTCGCCGGACGTCTGCGCCGAGACCTCGAAGGTGGCGGACACCGTGGCTTTGAGTCTGCCCGCCGCAATAAGTGAACGCAAAGCGTCGTCGTGGTCGTAGGTACAGGCGAACGCCGTGCCCGCGATATCCTTGTTGACGTTGGCAGACCAACGGGTGGAACGGGTGGCACCGTCCGCGCCCGCATACGACCAAGCGTCCGCAAGCACGGTGACCGTACTCGACGCCCAACGCGCGGTGAAGGTTTTGTCGCCCATGTCGGACGGCGTGATGGCCTCGACCAAGCGATTGCCCTCGTACCAACCGCAGAAGATATTGCCCGAAGCGGTGGGGGAAGGCAGGCTGAACGCGTCGCCCGCGTGGTAGGCGGTGGGAACGGCCGTGGCGCACTCTACCCCGCCGAAATCCCACGACAATGTGTAGTAGGCGTTGCCCCAGTTGGCGTACAAGACGAGGTCGGACGTAAGACCGTCCAGTACGCGACGGGTGGCGCCGCTATCGTCCGTCCAGCCGAAAAACTCGAAATGGGGCCTGACGGGGGTGGGCAATTCGATCACGTCCGAGGAAGTGCCCGTCTCGACGGGCGGGGTGGCAAAGGAGCCGCCGCCTAAGACGTAGGTCAACCGGTAGAGCCGCGCGTAACGGGCGTACAGGACGTCGTCTGCCTCTACGGTAAGGGCGGGCGTGGTAAACGCCGCGTCGCGGTACCAACCGAGGAAGCGGTAGCCGTCGCGGGAAACGGGCGCTAAGGCATCAGCCGAGGAAACGCTGCGCGTGACGACGTCGCCCTCCCCCAAGACGTAGGTGACGTTGAGGGCGCGCGTATAGCGGGCGTACAAGACCAGCACGGCGGAATCGGCGAAGGTGGCCTCGTCTGCGGTGACGTAGACGTAGGGCTCGCCCGCGCCCGAACGGGACGCGTACCAACCGTCGAAGACGTAGCCCTCCCGCGAAGCGGTGGGGCACAAAGCGCTCTTGCCCGCCGCAAGCTCCACACTCTCCTTGGACACCGTGCCGCCCTCCGCCGAGAAAAGTACGGTGTACGTGGTGTTGGACGTGGGTACGGGCGCGACCGTGCCGCCCGCGTCGCCCACGGACACCACGTAGTCGTAACTGTCCGCGCTGCCCTCGGGCTTGATGGAAATGGTATAGTTGCCGTTTTCGATTTCGCCACAGCCCGCGAGAACGGCGCAAAGCGCGACGAGAAGAACCGCCAATACGAAAATAATGCGTTTGGTTTTCATAAATATCCCCCTTATTTGGATTTCAACATATATATAGAGGGGAAATGGGGGAATGTAAACTGCTTCGCTGTGCGAAAGTGTAGTTTTCGCATAGCAAAGCCGCAGGTGAAATCCAAGGCAAAGCCCCGGGAGAAATCCGTGCAGTCGCTCGGGAGAAATCCGCGTTATAACGCGGGAGAAATCCGACGTTTGTCGGGATGCGGAAATTCGCCTGCGGCGAGTAAAAAAAAAGAGGTGCCTGTCGGCGTACCTCTACTTGGGGATATTGGGAGTGCGGCGCGACGCGCCCCTCAATATGACGGGAAAACTTCGGGCGAAGAACGATTTAGTCGTTGCGGTCGGAGATCATGGACTTGACCTTCATCAAGCGCGTGATGGCGGCGCGCTCGTTCTCGTCCAATTTGCCTTTGATATAGTGAATGGTCTCCTCTATCTGCGGGATCATCACGTACTCCAACGCGTTGACGCGGCGTTTGTTGCGCTCGATCTCGATGGCGAGCATGGCGGTGGTCTTCTCCACCTCGGCAAGCAAAAGCAAGCGGCGCACCAACTCGGCGATGCGCTTGACCGAATAGTCGGCCTCGCTGGTGACGTCGGCGAAGGAATAGGGGTAGGCTCCGCTATTCGTCTGCTCCTTGACCTCGATGTGGGGGACCTCTACGCTCATGACGTTTTGAATGCCGTACTCGGCCTCCACGCTTTGGGTGGGCATGGAAAAGGCCTTCTCCATCACGTCGGGGGGCATAAGCCCCGCGGCCAACGAAAACTCTTTGAGGCAATCGGCCAATTCCTTCTCCAACTCGTCGCGCAAGCGCTTGTTTTCACGAATGAGCAAAGAGAAGCGGCGAATCATCTCGTCCGACTTGTCTTTGAGCAATTTGTGACCGCGAACGGCGGTGGCAAGTCTTGCTTTGAGTTTTTTCAACTCCATACGAGTGGGGTTGACGTTGAGTCTGGCCATACGTTACTCCTTTTTGCCGTCCATGTACTTGGCGATGAACTCCTCTTTGATACGTTTGAGCTCGGTGCGGGGAAGAATGCGCAACAAGTCCCAACCCAAATCCAAGGTCTCTTGAATGGTGCGGTTGGTGGTGAAGCCCTGCGACACGTAGCGGCGCTCGAACTCCTCGGCGAACTTGGCGTACAACTTGTCCGTGGCGGTAAGCGCGGCGTCGCCCAAAATGGCGGACAACTCCTTGCACTCCTTGCCCTTGGCGTAGGCGGCGAACAACTGGTTCATCGTGTTGGAATGGTCCTCGCGGGTTTTGCCCGCGCCGATGCCCTTGTCTTTGAGACGGCTGAGGGAAGGCAACACGTCAATGGGCGGGGTGACGCCCTTTTTGTACAAGTCACGCGACAAGATGATCTGCCCCTCGGTGATGTAGCCCGTCAAGTCGGGAATGGGGTGCGTCTTGTCGTCCTCGGGCATGGTGAGAATGGGGATCTGGGTGATGGAACCCTCTTTGCCCTTGATGCGCCCCGCGCGCTCGTACATACAAGCGAGGTCGGTATAGAGATAGCCGGGGTAGCCGCGACGGCCGGGGACCTCTTTGCGGGCGGCGGAAACCTCACGCAACGCCTCGGCGTAGTTGGTGATGTCGGTGAGAATGACCAACACGTGCATACCCTTCTCGAACGCCAAGTATTCGGCGCAGGTAAGCGCCACCTTGGGGGTGGCGATACGCTCGATGGCGGGATCGTTGGCGAGGTTGGTGAACAACACGGTGCGCTCGATGGCGCCCGTCTTGCGGAAATCCGAAATGAAATAGTCGGCCTCTTCGTAGGTGATGCCGATGGCGGCAAAGACGACGGCGAATTTGCTGTCCGAATTGAGCACCTTGGCCTGACGGGCGATCTGCGCCGCCAACTCGGCGTGCGGCAAACCGCTCATGGAGAACACGGGCAACTTCTGCCCACGGACCAAGGTATTCAACCCGTCGATGGCCGAGACGCCCGTTTGAATGAACTCGTTGGGATAGTCGCGGCTGGCGGGGTTGATGGGCGAGCCGTTGACCGAAAGGCGCATCTCGGGAATGATGGCGGCGCCGCCGTCGCGGGGATTGCCCATGCCGTCGAAGACACGGCCGAGCATATCCTCGGAAACGTCCAAGGTTTGGCTGTGCCCCAAGAAGCGAGCGCGCGAAGTGGATATTTTGAGTCCCTGCGTATTCTCGAACAACTGCACGACGGCTTTGTCTCCGTGTACCTCGAGCACTTTGCCGCGGCGAACGGAGCCGTCCTCTTGCAAAATCTCGACCAATTCGTCGTATTTGACGCCGTCCACACCCTCGACGAGCATCAGAGGGCCGACGACTTCTTTGATGGTTTTATACTCTTTATACATTGACCTCTCCTCCTTCCGTAAGGGCTTTGAGTTGCTGTTTGAGCTCGGCCTCTATGTCGTCGAACTTGGCCAATTCGTCCTCGACGATATATTTGGCGCGGCCGATACGGGCCTTGGCGGGACAGTTGAGAATGTCGTCCAGATCCGCATAGGCGGCGACGGCCTCGTTGCCTAAGTCGTAGAAGAGGCGAATGAGGCGCAGCATACGGTATTGCTTGGTCATAGAGGTGAAGGTGTCCACCTCGTCGAAGGCGATCTGGTGCAGGTAGTCCTCGCGCACCATCTTAGCCGTCTCCATGGTCATACGGTCGCGGTAACTCAACGCGTCCATACCGACCAAGCGCACGATCTCGTCCAAGTTGGCTTCCTCTTGCAAGACGTTCATGATGAAGGCGCGGAGACTCATAAAGTCCTCGGCGACCTCTTTGGCGTACCACTCCTGCATACGGTCGGCGTACAAGCTGTAGCTGATAAGCCAATCGATGGCGGGGAAGTGACGGCGATAGGCAAGCTGGGCGCTGAGGCCCCAAAATACCTTGACGATGCGCAACGTGGCCTGCGAAACCGGCTCGGACAAGTCGCCGCCCGGAGGGGAAACCGCGCCGATGGCCGTGACGCTGCCGACGGCGTCCGCACTGCTCAGCACCTTGACGATGCCCGCGCGCTCGTAGAACTCAGCCAAACGCGAAGCAAGGTAGGCGGGATAGCCCTCGTCGCCGGGCATCTCTTCCAGACGACCGCTCATCTCACGCAAGGCCTCGGCCCAACGCGAGGTAGAGTCGGCCATAATGGCAACGCTGTAACCCATATCGCGGAAATACTCGGCGATGGTGATGCCCGTGTAGATGGACGCTTCGCGCGCCGCAACGGGCATATCCGACGTGTTGGCGATGAGCACCGTGCGCTGCATCAAAGGCTTGCCCGTCTTGGGGTCCTTGAGTTGGGGGAACTCGTTGAGAACGTCCGTCATCTCGTTGCCGCGTTCGCCGCAACCCACGTAGACGATGATCTGCGCGTCCGACCACTTGGCCAACTGGTGCTGGACGACCGTCTTGCCGCTGCCAAAGGGGCCGGGCACGGCCGCAACGCCGCCTTTGGCGATGGGGAACAGCGTGTCGATGACGCGTTGGCCGGTGACCATGGGCATGGCGGGCGTCATTTTCTCCTTGTAGGGGCGGGCCTTACGCACGGGCCAGCGTTGGAGCATGCAAATCTCGTGGGATTTGCCCTTGTCGTCCACGATGACAGCCACCTTTTGGTCGATGGTGAAGTCGCCCTCCTCGATGGCGTTGACCTTGCCCGATACGCCGAACGGCACCATGATCTTGTGCACGACAATGGGCGTCTCCTGCACCACGCCGATGACGTCGCCCGCCTCGACGGGGGCGCCTACCTGCACGGTGGGTACGAAGTGCCACACCTTGCCGTGGTCGAGATTTTTGACGTCCATGCCGCGGGTGATGCGGTCGCCGTATTTGGCAGCGATGACGTCCAAGGGACGCTGAATGCCGTCGAAGATGCTCTCGATAAGACCGGGCGCCAACTCCACGGACAAAGGCATACCGGTGGAAACCACCTTGTCGCCTACGCCCAAACCCGACGTCTCCTCGTAAACCTGAATGGAGGCGCGGTCGCCGCGCAACTCGATAATCTCGCCGATGAGCCCCAACTCGCCGACTTTGACGACGTCGTACATCTTGGCGTCGGTCATGTTCTCCGCCACGATAAGCGGACCGGATACTTTGATGATTTTTCCTTGCATTTATTTATCCTCTCTGTTGAATAGAACGTCTACCCCGAGGGCGCGCTCCATTTGCTCTTTCATTTTCTCTACGGCATAGCCATTGCTGCCCGCGTCGCCCGGAATGGGAACGACGACGGGATAGGCGTCCTGCAACATACGCTTGAGAAGGTCGTCCAAGTCCTTGGCGAACACGTCCGTAAGGAAGATGACCTTGTGGTCGCGGGCAACGCGACGCAACGTCTCGCGGGCAGCGGCGCTGTCCGTGACCGTGTAGGCGTCCACGCCGGCCGCTTTGAACGCCAAAACGCCCGTGCCCATACCGATGATCGCAATATCACTCGCCATAACTTACTCTTAACCTCGCTTTGATGGTATCTTTGTCGGCGCCCGCCAACTTGCCCGCCAAGACGACGCGCACGTTGAAGACGTCGTTGGTCTTGTAGCCGAAATACAGCAGGAAGGGCGCTAACCCCTCGACGCTGTACCGCTCGGGAAGAAGGGAACGCAGGAAGGCGCTGTCCACCGCGTTCTCGTAGGCGACCAAGGGACGGCCGCTCTGACGAGCGTCCAAGGCAAGCCGCACGACCTCGGAATAGTCGGTGCCGTAGAAACGGCGATCCAAAGCCGAACGGTCGCCCTTTTGCAAGAGAAGCAAACTGTCGAACGACACCTTGCCGCCCTCTATCCACATGGACTCCAACTCCTGCCTAGTTGCGCTACGCAAGGCGATGGAAATATTCTTGGCGTCTATCTGCCATTGGACGTAGCCCTTGACGCGGCGCGAACGGCACGTAGTCAATAGGTACGCGTACATAGCGCGCGTGAACAAGGTGCTGACCGCGACGCCCGTGGCCGCGCCTCTATCGAAGAGGGCCGAAGCCTCTTTGACGGCGGCCGCCAAGGAAGACGGCAACAAATTGTAGGCACCGTCTATGCCTTTTTGCAACCGATCGAGGGGGATAAGCCCATGAGCAAGTTGCACGTCGGGCAAACCGACGCGCTGACGGCGCAGGAGATACTCGGCGTTGAGATAGTCTCGGGGCGCCAAGCAAAAGGCCTTGACCTCATCGGTGGGCGCGTAGGTGGCGACGAACGAGGACAACGCGACCGTCTCGGAAAAGAGCAAGCGCTCGTAGTCCAAAGGGGCGACGTCGCTCTCGCCGAAACCGAACTCGCAGAGCATACGAAAAGCCTCCTCGAACGAGGCGGCGTCCAAAAGCCTGTTGATCTTCTCTTTGCCCAACAGGTACTTTTGGCGGGATATGCACATTGCGTTGACGAAGGTCTTGTCCACACTCATATCATTTACCGAATAGCCGCACGGCCAACTCCATCTCGTGGTCGGCAAACACGCCGTCCGCCAACGCCTCGAAACTGAGATCTTTGTCTACCTTTTGACCGCTGAGCATGAGACCGCTGCGAACCGCGGGATCGTAGTCCACCTTGAGCGCCTTTTTGCGGCAAACGTCCAACGCCTGCACGTCACCGAAGGTGACCGCGCAGTCGCGGGCGATGAAAACCTTGTCGCCCTCGGCGGCGTACTGCTCCAACATCAGGGTGATGAGCCGCAGGTAGTCCTCTTTGGCGAGACCGTACAGCCGCTCGACGAAACGGGCTTTGACCGCGTCGAGCAAGGCGCGTTTGGCGGCCAAAACCGCCTTTTTGCCATCCATGCCCGCGGCAACCTTGCGCCGAGCGATGAAATCGGCGGCGTCGGCGGCGTCGCGAGAAGCGCAGTCGTCCAGATAGGCCTGCAACTCGCGCTCGGCACGCGCGGTGTTTTCTTTGACCGCGGACTCCGCGCCCGACCGTATCTCGGCGACCTTTTGGGCGGCCTCCGCCTCGATGGCGTCTAATAATTGCTGTTTGCCCGATTCCATTACTTCAACATAATGCCCAAGACCAAGGCCAAAATCGCGTAGAACTCGATCATGGCGGGGAACAGGACGTATTTGCCGCTGCCCGCGCTGTTTTTGCCCACGGCGGCGATACACGCACCGGCCGCTTTGCCCTGCAAAGCGCCCGAAGCCAAACCGCTGAAGCCCATGGCCACGGTGGCGCCGAACAACGCCCAACCGCCCGTGACGCCTTCGGCGCCCGGGGCAAGCGCGTTGAGAGCGGAAATCTTCATAACCGCCAAGACGAAGCCGTAGATACCTTGCGTAGCAGGCAACAGGGACAAAAGAATGATTTTGGAGAACTTCTTGCCGTCCTCCGCCAACACGCCCGCCGAAGCGGCGCCCGTCTTGTACAAGCCGAACGCACTACCAACGCCGCACAAAATCATACACAGCGCGATACCGATTGCACCAATCGCTTTTCCTTCCATATTGTTTTCCTCCGATATTTATCCGCCGAAGCGGTATTTTACTTGACGATTTCCACAAGGGAAATTGTTTGCGGGCGGCGAGGCCGCACCGAATTATTGCTCCTTGCCGCCGGCAAAGTAGACGTGCTCGTGCGTACTGCCGATGGGGGTGAACAACTCGCCCTCCCCCTCGAAGAAACGCCCGAAGAACTCCACGTATTGAAGTCTGGAGTCGTGAATGTAGGCGCCCAAGAGGCTCATGGCAATGTTGAACAAGTTGCCGACCACAATGATGAGAACGCCGAAGATGACGCCCACGGGACCCTTGGAGAACAAGGTCTCTATGGCCAACGTCTTGGTGAAGATGGCGGCAATTTGCGCGCCCGACAACATAAGACCGTACAAACGCGCATACGAGAGAATGTCGGACATATAGTTGATGAGGCCGTAGGCGGCGCCACCTATCTTGGTGATCTTGCCGAAACCTTTGGCCGTAATGCCCGAAGTGAGAACGCCTACGCCGATGAAGCCCAGCGTGACGTACATAGCGATATTGTCGAAGGTGACGCGCTCGGAAGCCATAGCGAACACCCACACGACGAAGGACAGCATACCCAGCCCCCATACGACGCCGCCGAAGAGGCCGTCCAATATCTCGTGACGACGGAAGTGCTGTACCGCTTTGAGAAACAAGCCCGCCGCAATCTGCACCACGCCCAAGCCCAAACACCACAGCAAAATGGAGGGCACAGAAATGCCCATAATGGTGGTGGGCGCACCGATGGCGTCCAGATATTTGGCGTAAAACTCGGCGTAGGTGCCGTCGAACGCGCCGATATGGAACGGTTTGGCGCCCGCGACCGTGCGCAGAAGGTCGAAACCGAACCAACTGTCGAAGAGTACGCCGAAACAAATGGCGAAAATGCCGCCCAAGGCAAACACCTTGGCCATGCGATACAAGCCCGTGCCGGGGCGACGCTTGGACGCGACAACCAAACCGCCTATAAGCATTAACAAGCCGTAGACGGCGTCCGCCATGATGACGCCCATAAAAAGGGAGAAGAAGAAACTCATGACGGGATTGGGATCCAACGCGCCGTAGGCGGGCGCGGAATACATATTGGTGACGGCCTCGAAGTTGGAGACCACCTTGTTGTTTTTCATCAAAGTGGGGGCGTACTCGTTGCGCGGAATGGGCGAAGCCTCCACGAAAACGGCGGACGTGGCGGCCTGGGCGGCCTCGGCCACGCGCTCTACGGCCTCGGTGGGGACGTAGGCCTCCATGACGAAGGTGGACGTGGTGGCGAGCATACCCTCGCTGGCCGTCTCCTTCTCGGAAACGAAGGTGAGATAGTCCGCGTACAGCCTGAGAAGGCGCACGTCGTCCATATAGGAACAGGCCTCTTCCGCCAAGGCGGAAAGCGCGCGTTGCGCCTCGTCGGCGGCCTCGTCGAGAGAGGCAACTTTGGCCTCGGCGGTGCACTCGTCCCGATAGGGGGCGCGCACGAAACCGACGGCGGAAAGAAGCGCGTCAACCTCTGCTCTGTAGGTATGGAAAAAGACCAACCCGACGACGACGCCCGTGGACGCCGAACCGAATTGGTGGGTAACGAGGGTGGGAATTGCGGACAAATCCGCCAAAGCGGCGGCGACTTTGTCCGAGGGAAGAAGGCCTAAATAGACGCAGGTCTTGGCCGTGTCGACGAAGGCGGAAAAGGGACTGCCGACCGAGAGGTACGGCTCGTAATTCTTGCGCTCCTGCTGAATGCGGGAAATATCCGCGCGGAGAGAGGTCTGCCGCTCGGCAAGCGACTCGGCGCGGGCAAGCGCACAATCTATCTCTTCCTTGCGGTCGGCTACCGCGTAAAACTCGTCCAAGGTGACGCCGAAGCCGTCCTTGGGAAGCCCCGCGCGCATCTCCTTGGGCGCCTCGTAGATGAGGGACAAGAGAAAATCGAGGTCGCGCGAAACGCGGTCGGCCGTGCGCGCCGTGTCCGTAGCGGGAAGGGAAAGGAAAGGAACGTCCTCGCGCTCGGCGCACGCAAAGACCTGCGCCGCACCCGTGCGCTGTAGGGCGTTGAGCAAGCGATCCCGCTCGGCTGTGAGACCTAAGAAGGTCACGTGGGACATCTCAGCAACCGCCATCGAACACTATCTCCGTAAGATAATCGACCAATCCGTCGACCTTGGCCATGCCTTCCGTGCGAATGCGCTCGCACTCCGCGGCGTACTCCGCGGCGATATGCTCGGCCTGACGGGTGGCGTGCACCTCGGCCTCGGACAAGGCGTAGGCTCTGCGGGAACGGGCGCGCTCTTTGCCGTCCGCCCACATGGCTTCGATTTGGCGTTGGTTGTCGCGTAAGGCCTGTGCGGCCGCTTCCTCGGCGCGGGCGACGGACGCTTCCGCCTGCCCTTCGGCCTGTCGTACGCTCTCTAAAATATCATCCAGCATATTTCTCTCCTCTACGTATGCGCGGGCATACAGAGTTTTATATCATTATACGATACGTTGACTGCGCTTGTCAATAGCGAGTTTTCGCCGCGGCGAAAGGAAGTGACGTTGGGCCTCTACTTAGGGGATTCCTCGATAAACTCGGAATGACGTATCAGCCTACTCTACTTAGGGGATTCCTCGATAAACTCGGAATGACGGTTACTTGTCGTCGCTGTCGAACTTGTCCAATAACTCCAAATTGTCCAACTTGCCGACGAGATACAGAATGTCGCCCTCGGCGAAACAGTAGGTCGGCTCAACGTTGTCCAAAACGCCCGCCTGCGTCTCGATGGCGATGATGTTGAGGTGGAAGGTGTTGCGTAAATCCACCTCTTTGACCGACTTGCCCACGAGCCCCGCGGGCACTTTGAGCTTGCTCATGTTGATTTGCTCGGACAAGGAGACCACGTCCATCAAGTGAGAGTTGCCGAGTTTGGTGGCCAAACGCACCGCCATATCGTGCTCGGGGAAAACGACCTCGGCACCCAACTTCTGCAAAATCTTGCCGTGCATCACGTTGGCCGCCTTGCTGACGACCTTGGGCACGCCCATATTGATGAGGAGCAGCGTGGCCAAAATGGAACTGTCCACGTGCTCGGTGAGGGTGACGACCACGACGTCGCAATTTTGAATGCCCGTCTCGAGGAGACTGCGTTCGTCGATATTGTCCAAAATAAGGGCGTCGGGCGTAAGATCGCGCGCTTCGGTGACCGCGTCGGCGTCGGTGTCCAACAACAGCAGATCCGCACCCGTCTTGGAAAGCTCGGCGGCTAATTCCAACCCGAAACGCTCAAGTCCTATGACGCCGTAGGCGAATCGGCCTCTTCTCTTCTTAAACATAGTTGCCTCCTACCCGATGGTGATATTGCCGTCGGGATAATGCGTGCGTTTGCCCGCAGAATGATACCACATGGTGAGTACTGTCAAGGGGCTGACACGGCCTATGTACATAAGCAAACAGAACCACAATCTCGTGGCCGTGCCGTACTGGGTGGTGATGCCCGTGCTCATGCCCGCAGTGCTAAAAGCACTGATATTCTCGAAAATGACGTCGCGAATGGAGAGTTGCGGCTCCAACCAAGACACCAAAAAGACGCCGAACAAACACAAGGCAAGGGAAAGCGTGGTGACCACGTTGGCCTTGTGATAGGCCTCGCGCGGAATGGTGTAGTGGAAGGCGTGCCCCTCGCGGTTGATGGCGACCGTCTTGAGCTCTTGCAGCAAGACGAACAAGGTGGTGGTGCGAATGCCGCCCGTGGTACTGCCGGGGGCGCAACCGATGAACATCCATACGCCGATGACGATGAGCGCGCCGTTGGAGAACTGCGAAAGGTCGTAGGTGGTGAAGCCAGCCATACGCGCGGCCTCGGCCTGGAAGAAGGCACCGAGCCAGGTGATGCGGTCGTACTGCGTGAGTTTGACGAGCAAGGTGCCGATGACGGCCAAGGAAAAGCCCATCAAAAGAACGACCTTGGTGTGCAAGGTGAGGCGGCGCCAGCGGAAGCGGTTGTCGATGAGGTCGCGGACGACCAAGAAGCCCAAGCCGCCGCTCATCATAATGCCGACCGTGACCAAATTGAACCATACGTTGTGCCTAAACTCGAAAATGCTCTGCCCGCCGAAGATATCCATGCCCGCGTTGTTGAACGCGGCGATGGTGTGGAACACGCTGAGCTCGATGGCGCGAAGAGCGGGATAGTACTGCATGAGAATGAGGAAAGATAAAAGCGTACCAACCGTCTCGAAAACCAACGTGGCGGTAAGTACGCTGACCACGAAGCGGGCGATGGAACGCCCCGAATTGAGGTTCATGCTCTCGGCGAGCAGAAGTCGCTCCTTGAGGTTGATGCGGCGGCGCATCATAAGCACCAAGCCGGCGCCCCAGGCCGTGACGCCCAATCCGCCTATCTCCATGAGAATGGCCAACACCGTGCGGCCGAACGGAGAGAACGTGCGCATGGGATTGACGACGCCCAAACCCGTGGTGGTGGAAGCGCTGGTGGCCATGTAGAGAGCGTCCATATAGGTGATATTGACGCCGTCGTAGGTGGCAGAGGGTAAACAAAGCATGGCCGCACCGAAGAAAATGAGCAAAATAAAACTGATCGCAACCAACCGCTGAGGGGGTTGCTTGCGAACGAAAGCGGCAATAACGTTGATGAATCTGCGATGGATACGCTGGTGCTCTTTCTTCATAAAACCTACTTATTATGACACAAAAACGAGCGACTGTCAAGTATTCTTAACTATGTATATGCGCGGTATCTGCGTGCGCGCGTGAAAGAAAAACTTGTCAAATAGTCACAGTTGTATCTCCTCGAGGTGCGCGGTATATGCGTGCGCGTGTGAAAGAAAAACGGCGCGAAACGCGCCGAGGAGAAACCGAGAAAAAACGAGAGAAAGGCAAGACGGCAGTCAACGCGCCGCGTGACAGCCCGCGATAAGCCCCGAAAGCCACGCCCAATGGAGATTGTAGCCCCCGCAAAGCCCCGTGACGTCCACGACCTCGCCCGTAAAGTACAACCCGCGATGGGAAATCGACTGCAAGGACTCGTCCAGCGCAGAAAGCAACACGCCGCCACGGGCGACCTGCGCGTTGTCGAACCCCGTAGACTCGACGACCGTGAAGCGCCAGCCTTTGAGCACTGAAGAAAGTCGCTCGACCATAGCGCGCGTGACGGACGAAACGGGCAAATCCAAGGGAGAGAGGCCCGCCTCTTTGAGAAGGGCGTACGAGAGCGGCTTGTCGAACAAACCGACGAGGAA
Proteins encoded in this region:
- a CDS encoding InlB B-repeat-containing protein, whose translation is MKTKRIIFVLAVLLVALCAVLAGCGEIENGNYTISIKPEGSADSYDYVVSVGDAGGTVAPVPTSNTTYTVLFSAEGGTVSKESVELAAGKSALCPTASREGYVFDGWYASRSGAGEPYVYVTADEATFADSAVLVLYARYTRALNVTYVLGEGDVVTRSVSSADALAPVSRDGYRFLGWYRDAAFTTPALTVEADDVLYARYARLYRLTYVLGGGSFATPPVETGTSSDVIELPTPVRPHFEFFGWTDDSGATRRVLDGLTSDLVLYANWGNAYYTLSWDFGGVECATAVPTAYHAGDAFSLPSPTASGNIFCGWYEGNRLVEAITPSDMGDKTFTARWASSTVTVLADAWSYAGADGATRSTRWSANVNKDIAGTAFACTYDHDDALRSLIAAGRLKATVSATFEVSAQTSGDATLINSATFLVGGSSVGTVTATAKGGGYSGSYFTDPLRNRTYQLGGKVTQCQTVAYALPALGGSLTFGYNYHLETDKANTCFNSVYAYRLVALTITYSLV
- a CDS encoding V-type ATPase subunit, producing the protein MDKTFVNAMCISRQKYLLGKEKINRLLDAASFEEAFRMLCEFGFGESDVAPLDYERLLFSETVALSSFVATYAPTDEVKAFCLAPRDYLNAEYLLRRQRVGLPDVQLAHGLIPLDRLQKGIDGAYNLLPSSLAAAVKEASALFDRGAATGVAVSTLFTRAMYAYLLTTCRSRRVKGYVQWQIDAKNISIALRSATRQELESMWIEGGKVSFDSLLLLQKGDRSALDRRFYGTDYSEVVRLALDARQSGRPLVAYENAVDSAFLRSLLPERYSVEGLAPFLLYFGYKTNDVFNVRVVLAGKLAGADKDTIKARLRVSYGE
- a CDS encoding V-type ATP synthase subunit A, whose protein sequence is MQGKIIKVSGPLIVAENMTDAKMYDVVKVGELGLIGEIIELRGDRASIQVYEETSGLGVGDKVVSTGMPLSVELAPGLIESIFDGIQRPLDVIAAKYGDRITRGMDVKNLDHGKVWHFVPTVQVGAPVEAGDVIGVVQETPIVVHKIMVPFGVSGKVNAIEEGDFTIDQKVAVIVDDKGKSHEICMLQRWPVRKARPYKEKMTPAMPMVTGQRVIDTLFPIAKGGVAAVPGPFGSGKTVVQHQLAKWSDAQIIVYVGCGERGNEMTDVLNEFPQLKDPKTGKPLMQRTVLIANTSDMPVAAREASIYTGITIAEYFRDMGYSVAIMADSTSRWAEALREMSGRLEEMPGDEGYPAYLASRLAEFYERAGIVKVLSSADAVGSVTAIGAVSPPGGDLSEPVSQATLRIVKVFWGLSAQLAYRRHFPAIDWLISYSLYADRMQEWYAKEVAEDFMSLRAFIMNVLQEEANLDEIVRLVGMDALSYRDRMTMETAKMVREDYLHQIAFDEVDTFTSMTKQYRMLRLIRLFYDLGNEAVAAYADLDDILNCPAKARIGRAKYIVEDELAKFDDIEAELKQQLKALTEGGEVNV
- a CDS encoding V-type ATP synthase subunit B; this encodes MYKEYKTIKEVVGPLMLVEGVDGVKYDELVEILQEDGSVRRGKVLEVHGDKAVVQLFENTQGLKISTSRARFLGHSQTLDVSEDMLGRVFDGMGNPRDGGAAIIPEMRLSVNGSPINPASRDYPNEFIQTGVSAIDGLNTLVRGQKLPVFSMSGLPHAELAAQIARQAKVLNSDSKFAVVFAAIGITYEEADYFISDFRKTGAIERTVLFTNLANDPAIERIATPKVALTCAEYLAFEKGMHVLVILTDITNYAEALREVSAARKEVPGRRGYPGYLYTDLACMYERAGRIKGKEGSITQIPILTMPEDDKTHPIPDLTGYITEGQIILSRDLYKKGVTPPIDVLPSLSRLKDKGIGAGKTREDHSNTMNQLFAAYAKGKECKELSAILGDAALTATDKLYAKFAEEFERRYVSQGFTTNRTIQETLDLGWDLLRILPRTELKRIKEEFIAKYMDGKKE
- a CDS encoding V-type ATP synthase subunit D, with protein sequence MARLNVNPTRMELKKLKARLATAVRGHKLLKDKSDEMIRRFSLLIRENKRLRDELEKELADCLKEFSLAAGLMPPDVMEKAFSMPTQSVEAEYGIQNVMSVEVPHIEVKEQTNSGAYPYSFADVTSEADYSVKRIAELVRRLLLLAEVEKTTAMLAIEIERNKRRVNALEYVMIPQIEETIHYIKGKLDENERAAITRLMKVKSMISDRND